The Arenicella xantha genome window below encodes:
- a CDS encoding MG2 domain-containing protein, with protein MRRRMDTGRLLILVLLFIVAPTYAQLAYDSADFNQRNEMLSLLRVTPHGEQVPISNRQVVFKFNQPVVPVGDMQRESASIPITFQPAVNCEWLWLDTSSLACQLKKRDQLRLATRYLITVNPGITTVAGDAMSSPQTFEFTTIRPAVSRVYLHQWVDAGRPVMQVSFNQPVTRSSVLRLLSLWTGSQSISLVAPELHNSLRGSFHLRTTSDAEFEQTRSLGRAVAEEPDTSEVVAELDSRRNAFDYARSTWYLVPSKDLPVDTPITLRLHAGLTSIWGNRTGSSDMQVHQFRSLPEFSFVGVECRQKDSNENVVVAPTHTTQTLLRDAESKQKIFADLPECQPLSSASLLFSTPVSYATAKLALTVTPDLAGGLVDYDPWAARQDEYQLRYFFKRRFNYADTRPYRMMLPEVLKAFEQYRLTSNENLLDELGRALPSSMDMSFLTAHRTPRLHLDHQHSVFEKTLDTELPVTVTNLDKLVVNGYSKTTATEHSANQQYEKPLPVVEDIAYAVPLGVREMLNGESGIVVGELTAQASEPGLTNYVPRFVSQVTPFQVHLKLGHFKSIAWVTDLATGEPVANASLRIEVDNYQSISPFVNGKKLDNDSAPTVKTDRHGVAVLPGQLAVDPTLRWLGAGNYRHDRLMLKVSKGDDFAVLPVDYNYSAWSDVWPHMQRKNSYTHAWGTTAQGIYKAGDTIQYKLYVRNQSNDHWVAPPAGEYTLEVVDPKDQVVEKISDLTLSEFGSYAGEFNTNAAAAVGWYQFRLSIKADGAHLNLAPMRVLVSDFTPASFRVSTELNGDQFESGDTLQVSTAAKMHAGGPYADADTRVTAMINPTRFVSRHPAAKGFFFGKQVHSGRITAHQSVAPVSQEGELNTEFTLGDYAPYFGRLVVESAVRDERGKYVASSASADYVGRNRFVGLKNTRWVHKVSEPASVEVVVVDAKGQPVSNTAVSVQIEHEVTRAARVKSAGNAYLTQYSREWVKQSDCQLVSTEQALSCDFEPTAPGRYRIVANIQDTKQRANQSVLKVWVVGKGQVVWGDDDRQLELIADAESYKSGDTAKFLIKNPYPDAQALITVERYGVRRHWQQTLQGSTPIIEVPIEADDYPGVYVSVVVTSPRVAQPLGDGQVDLGKPTFKLGYAALKVVDDSKQLEVEVKSDRELYRPRETVVVDLRAKPKAGRATPIEAAVVVIDEAVFDLNRSGTAYYDPYLGFNHLDTLGVSNYNLLMRLVGRQKFEKKGANPGGGGGGEDAPDLRNVMKFVAYWNPSIKLDKRGKGQFEFELPDNLTGWRVFVMAVTSEDQMGLGDAQFKVNRPTELRPVMPNQLTEGDQVQAGFSVMNRTSRTRQITVDLKAAGDALSAPLSKQVTLAMAPYERTQVWLDVSAAKYGEIAFMAKAGDQEDQDALEHHVPVNKRRALISAATYGTTLGETVSEKIAFPAGIYSDVGGLSVQISPTVLGNLNGAFEYLRDYPYFCWEQRLSKSLGAAQFMSLNAYLDDDLTWPESQQVVSDTFASAASFQAPNGGMTYWINDNRYVSPYLSAYTAMGFVWLRKAGHTPPEQVESRLHEYLKTYLRRDDSDLSNQQRTMQGMRSSIRAVALAALAASGQLDAQELARYKPHWSSMDLFGKAHFLQAAVALEQPIEELSELSQNLLSFSSQSGGKFQFNESLGNDYGAMLHTPLRSNCAILSSLLQATAGSPELLHLIGDVPFKQVRAITQTRGNRDHWQNTQENVFCMNALLEFSRVYEKEPPAMLVDVTLHTDKYGVQDLGNTRFDDLRNPPVTLANETLPVESNLAGDVAINKQGTGRVYYGVRLQYAKTEDAASAVNAGMEINREYSVERDGRWHLLESPMQLEKGELVRVDLFVSTPTARHFVVIDDPVPGGLEPVNRDLATASEVDADKGAFIASQHSWWFQRDSWQSYGRYGYSFYHKELRHNSARFYSDYLPAGDYHLSYTAQAIAGGEFSVMPFKASEMYDPDVYGLGVPASLQVEKVK; from the coding sequence ATGAGACGACGAATGGATACTGGCCGGTTACTCATACTTGTACTGCTTTTTATAGTGGCTCCAACATATGCTCAGTTAGCATATGACTCAGCTGATTTTAATCAGCGTAATGAGATGCTTTCATTACTAAGAGTGACGCCGCATGGTGAGCAAGTGCCGATATCCAATCGTCAGGTTGTTTTTAAATTCAATCAGCCGGTGGTGCCGGTGGGCGACATGCAGCGTGAGTCGGCGAGTATTCCAATTACGTTTCAACCTGCGGTCAACTGCGAATGGTTGTGGTTGGATACCAGTTCGCTTGCGTGTCAGTTAAAAAAACGGGATCAGCTGCGTTTGGCGACGCGCTATTTAATTACGGTTAACCCGGGCATCACTACCGTTGCTGGTGACGCGATGTCATCTCCTCAGACCTTTGAATTTACTACTATTCGACCAGCTGTTTCGCGGGTATATCTCCACCAATGGGTCGATGCTGGCCGACCGGTGATGCAGGTTAGTTTTAATCAACCGGTTACGCGTTCTTCGGTGCTGCGGTTATTGTCTTTATGGACCGGTAGCCAAAGTATTTCCTTAGTTGCACCAGAATTGCATAACTCGCTGCGGGGCTCCTTCCATCTGCGAACCACCAGTGATGCTGAGTTTGAGCAGACCCGCAGTCTAGGGCGAGCAGTGGCCGAAGAACCCGATACGTCTGAGGTCGTTGCAGAGCTGGACTCGCGTCGTAATGCCTTCGATTATGCTCGTAGTACCTGGTATTTGGTGCCTTCAAAAGACCTGCCAGTTGACACGCCAATTACACTGAGGCTACACGCCGGCTTGACGTCAATCTGGGGTAATCGTACCGGCAGCTCTGACATGCAAGTACATCAATTTCGTTCACTGCCAGAGTTCAGTTTTGTGGGCGTAGAGTGTCGTCAGAAGGACTCGAACGAGAACGTGGTGGTGGCGCCAACACACACAACACAGACCTTGTTGCGTGATGCCGAGAGCAAGCAAAAGATATTCGCTGACCTGCCTGAGTGTCAGCCTCTATCCAGTGCGTCACTATTGTTTAGCACGCCGGTTAGTTATGCCACCGCTAAATTAGCGCTGACGGTTACGCCGGATTTGGCTGGTGGTTTGGTCGACTATGACCCGTGGGCAGCGCGTCAAGATGAATATCAATTGCGATATTTCTTCAAGCGCCGGTTCAATTATGCCGACACGCGGCCATACCGAATGATGCTGCCGGAAGTGCTTAAGGCCTTCGAGCAGTACCGACTAACGTCAAATGAGAACTTGCTGGACGAGCTGGGGCGCGCATTGCCGAGTTCGATGGACATGAGTTTTCTAACTGCACATCGCACGCCGCGGCTCCATTTAGATCATCAGCATTCGGTGTTTGAGAAGACCTTAGACACGGAATTGCCCGTTACGGTCACCAATTTGGACAAGCTCGTAGTCAACGGTTATTCAAAGACCACTGCGACTGAGCACAGCGCTAACCAACAGTACGAGAAGCCGCTGCCTGTGGTTGAAGATATTGCCTATGCCGTGCCACTGGGCGTTCGTGAAATGCTTAACGGCGAGTCTGGCATTGTGGTTGGTGAATTGACTGCTCAGGCGAGCGAGCCAGGCCTCACCAATTATGTGCCACGCTTTGTCTCGCAGGTAACGCCGTTCCAGGTGCATCTGAAATTGGGGCATTTTAAGTCGATCGCCTGGGTTACGGATTTAGCAACCGGTGAACCGGTAGCCAATGCATCGCTGCGTATCGAGGTCGATAACTATCAGTCAATTAGTCCTTTCGTTAATGGCAAGAAGCTTGACAATGATTCAGCTCCGACGGTTAAAACCGATCGGCACGGAGTTGCGGTGCTGCCAGGCCAGTTAGCGGTGGATCCGACGCTTCGCTGGTTGGGCGCAGGTAACTATCGCCATGATCGGCTAATGCTCAAAGTGTCTAAAGGAGATGACTTTGCGGTGTTGCCGGTTGATTATAATTATTCTGCTTGGAGCGATGTATGGCCGCACATGCAGCGCAAAAACAGTTATACCCATGCATGGGGCACCACCGCTCAAGGTATTTATAAAGCGGGCGATACAATTCAATACAAGCTCTATGTGCGCAACCAAAGTAATGATCATTGGGTAGCGCCGCCTGCAGGTGAGTACACGCTAGAAGTGGTGGATCCCAAAGACCAAGTAGTTGAAAAAATCTCCGACTTAACGCTCTCTGAGTTTGGTTCCTACGCTGGCGAATTTAACACGAATGCAGCTGCCGCAGTGGGTTGGTACCAGTTTCGCTTATCGATTAAGGCAGATGGTGCACATCTCAATCTAGCGCCTATGCGTGTGTTGGTAAGTGATTTTACACCAGCGTCGTTCCGCGTTAGCACTGAGCTAAATGGCGATCAGTTTGAGTCCGGTGATACGTTACAGGTCAGCACGGCGGCCAAGATGCATGCCGGAGGTCCGTATGCTGATGCCGATACCCGTGTTACCGCAATGATCAATCCCACACGGTTTGTGAGTAGGCATCCGGCGGCGAAGGGTTTCTTCTTTGGTAAGCAAGTTCACAGTGGCCGCATTACTGCGCATCAGAGTGTTGCGCCGGTAAGCCAAGAAGGTGAATTAAATACTGAATTTACGCTGGGCGACTACGCTCCCTATTTTGGGCGTTTGGTGGTCGAGAGCGCAGTACGCGACGAACGTGGCAAGTACGTGGCCAGTAGTGCCAGTGCGGACTATGTCGGGCGCAACCGTTTTGTCGGTTTGAAGAACACTCGATGGGTACATAAGGTATCAGAGCCAGCCAGTGTTGAGGTGGTAGTGGTCGATGCCAAAGGCCAGCCGGTATCGAATACCGCTGTGTCGGTGCAAATCGAACACGAGGTTACTCGTGCGGCCAGAGTGAAGAGCGCTGGTAATGCGTATCTCACTCAATACTCTAGAGAATGGGTCAAGCAGAGTGACTGTCAATTGGTCTCTACTGAGCAAGCATTAAGCTGCGATTTTGAGCCAACTGCGCCAGGGCGCTATCGTATTGTTGCCAATATTCAAGACACAAAGCAGCGCGCGAATCAAAGTGTGCTTAAAGTATGGGTGGTTGGTAAGGGGCAAGTGGTCTGGGGCGATGATGATAGACAGCTCGAGTTAATTGCTGATGCAGAGTCGTACAAGAGCGGTGATACGGCTAAGTTTTTGATCAAAAATCCGTATCCCGACGCACAAGCATTGATCACTGTGGAGCGCTATGGTGTGCGTCGCCATTGGCAGCAAACATTGCAAGGCAGCACGCCGATTATTGAGGTGCCGATTGAGGCCGACGACTACCCCGGTGTTTATGTGTCGGTGGTGGTGACTTCTCCGCGGGTCGCGCAACCGCTTGGTGACGGTCAGGTTGATCTGGGCAAACCTACGTTTAAGCTTGGTTATGCTGCGCTCAAAGTGGTGGACGATAGTAAGCAGCTTGAGGTTGAGGTTAAGTCTGATCGTGAGCTGTATCGACCTCGTGAAACAGTGGTTGTTGACCTGCGCGCGAAACCCAAGGCCGGTCGAGCGACGCCCATTGAAGCGGCGGTGGTGGTGATCGACGAAGCTGTGTTCGATTTAAATCGTAGCGGTACAGCCTATTACGATCCGTACCTTGGGTTTAACCACTTAGATACCTTGGGCGTGTCTAATTACAATTTATTGATGCGCTTAGTGGGTCGGCAGAAGTTTGAGAAGAAGGGCGCTAACCCTGGCGGTGGCGGCGGTGGCGAAGACGCGCCGGATTTGCGAAATGTGATGAAGTTTGTGGCTTACTGGAACCCATCGATCAAGTTGGACAAGCGTGGTAAAGGGCAGTTTGAGTTTGAGTTGCCAGATAACCTAACGGGTTGGCGTGTCTTTGTTATGGCCGTCACCAGCGAAGACCAAATGGGGCTGGGCGATGCACAGTTTAAGGTTAATCGACCGACCGAGCTGAGACCGGTTATGCCTAACCAGTTAACCGAGGGCGACCAAGTTCAGGCTGGCTTCAGTGTTATGAATCGGACTAGTCGAACGCGTCAAATCACCGTTGATCTAAAGGCGGCAGGCGACGCATTAAGCGCACCATTGAGTAAACAAGTTACGCTAGCAATGGCGCCCTATGAGCGGACTCAAGTTTGGTTGGATGTTTCGGCGGCGAAGTATGGTGAGATCGCATTTATGGCTAAAGCTGGCGATCAAGAAGACCAAGACGCTCTCGAGCATCACGTGCCGGTGAACAAACGTCGTGCGCTTATTTCGGCGGCAACTTATGGCACCACCTTAGGTGAAACGGTGTCTGAGAAAATTGCCTTTCCGGCTGGCATTTACTCTGATGTTGGCGGGTTGAGCGTGCAAATTTCGCCTACGGTTCTGGGTAATTTAAACGGTGCATTCGAGTATTTGCGCGACTACCCATACTTTTGTTGGGAGCAACGACTGAGTAAGTCGCTGGGCGCTGCGCAGTTTATGTCGCTTAACGCCTATCTCGATGACGATCTTACCTGGCCTGAGAGTCAGCAGGTGGTGAGTGATACTTTCGCTAGCGCCGCGTCATTTCAAGCTCCGAATGGGGGTATGACCTATTGGATTAACGACAACCGCTACGTTAGCCCGTATTTAAGCGCATACACAGCTATGGGTTTTGTGTGGCTGCGTAAGGCTGGTCATACGCCACCAGAACAAGTAGAAAGTCGGTTGCACGAATACCTCAAAACCTATTTACGCCGAGACGACAGTGATTTGTCGAATCAGCAACGAACCATGCAAGGTATGCGTTCATCGATACGTGCAGTGGCCTTGGCAGCGCTTGCCGCCAGCGGACAATTAGATGCGCAAGAATTGGCACGCTATAAGCCACATTGGTCAAGCATGGATTTGTTTGGCAAGGCGCACTTCCTACAAGCCGCTGTGGCCTTAGAGCAACCTATCGAAGAGCTATCTGAACTTAGTCAGAATCTGCTGTCGTTTAGTAGTCAGTCGGGCGGAAAATTTCAATTCAATGAAAGTCTCGGAAATGATTACGGTGCGATGCTACATACGCCGTTGCGTAGTAATTGCGCGATTCTGAGTAGTTTGCTACAAGCCACCGCTGGGTCGCCAGAGCTGTTGCATCTAATTGGTGACGTGCCGTTTAAACAAGTGCGAGCAATTACTCAAACACGTGGTAATCGCGATCATTGGCAGAATACGCAGGAAAATGTATTTTGTATGAATGCGTTGTTGGAGTTTAGTCGGGTTTATGAAAAAGAGCCGCCAGCCATGTTGGTCGACGTCACTTTGCATACTGACAAATACGGCGTGCAAGATCTTGGCAATACGCGCTTTGACGACCTGCGTAACCCGCCAGTTACCTTAGCTAACGAGACTCTGCCGGTAGAGTCGAATTTAGCGGGAGATGTGGCGATTAACAAACAGGGTACGGGTCGTGTGTATTACGGTGTACGTTTGCAATACGCTAAAACTGAGGACGCGGCGAGCGCTGTCAATGCCGGCATGGAGATTAACCGAGAATACTCGGTGGAGCGCGATGGGCGGTGGCATTTGTTGGAGAGCCCAATGCAACTTGAAAAAGGCGAGCTAGTACGCGTTGACTTGTTTGTCTCAACACCTACGGCACGCCATTTTGTGGTGATTGATGACCCCGTTCCGGGCGGGCTTGAGCCGGTCAACCGCGATTTAGCGACCGCATCCGAAGTCGATGCAGATAAAGGTGCTTTTATTGCTTCGCAGCATTCGTGGTGGTTTCAGCGTGACAGCTGGCAGTCGTATGGGCGTTACGGATATAGCTTTTATCATAAAGAGCTGCGCCACAACTCGGCACGCTTTTACTCTGATTACTTGCCTGCAGGCGACTACCATCTTAGTTACACCGCGCAAGCGATAGCTGGAGGCGAGTTCTCGGTGATGCCATTCAAGGCCTCGGAAATGTATGACCCCGATGTTTATGGATTGGGCGTGCCAGCGAGTCTGCAAGTTGAGAAAGTGAAGTAG
- a CDS encoding aldo/keto reductase → MSKLARVQMSPSGPSFSELVLGYWRMGDWERTDQQHLGFLEQHLELGITTVDHAHVYGSNPSCEEMFGRALKLAPALRDKIEIVSKCGIELVAPNGPSVNHYDSSVGAIIESVETSLRRLGVDHLDALLIHRPDWLMDADAVARAFEQLQVAGKVSHFGVSNFTSSQFQLLQSRLDGSLITNQIELNPLHLESIADGTLDYLQQVRVRPMAWSSLAGGRIFTALEQSARRVRKELEAISDELGASSIDQVIYAWVRQLPSRPVVVLGSGNIDRIQSAIDSIKLTLSRDQWYRIWVASTGEGVP, encoded by the coding sequence ATGAGTAAATTAGCACGCGTACAGATGTCGCCGAGTGGGCCAAGCTTTTCTGAGTTAGTGCTCGGTTATTGGCGCATGGGCGATTGGGAGCGAACCGACCAGCAGCATTTGGGTTTTCTCGAGCAGCACCTTGAGTTGGGTATTACCACGGTGGATCATGCCCATGTTTATGGCAGCAACCCGAGCTGTGAGGAGATGTTTGGGCGTGCTTTGAAGTTGGCGCCGGCGCTGCGAGATAAAATTGAGATAGTCTCTAAATGTGGTATCGAATTAGTGGCGCCAAATGGACCTAGCGTTAATCACTATGACTCCAGTGTGGGCGCGATCATTGAGTCGGTGGAAACCTCATTACGTCGCCTAGGCGTCGATCATCTAGATGCCTTATTGATACACCGCCCTGATTGGCTGATGGATGCCGACGCGGTTGCGCGTGCTTTTGAGCAGTTGCAGGTGGCTGGCAAAGTGAGCCATTTTGGGGTTTCAAATTTCACTAGTAGTCAGTTTCAGTTGTTGCAATCGCGTTTAGATGGGTCGTTAATAACTAATCAGATTGAGTTAAACCCATTGCATCTAGAGTCGATAGCCGACGGTACCTTGGACTATTTGCAGCAGGTTCGTGTACGGCCGATGGCTTGGTCGAGCTTAGCTGGTGGCAGAATTTTCACTGCCTTAGAACAATCCGCAAGACGCGTGCGCAAAGAGCTGGAAGCAATCAGTGACGAGCTCGGCGCGAGTTCCATCGATCAAGTTATCTATGCGTGGGTAAGACAGCTGCCAAGTCGGCCAGTAGTGGTTCTTGGCAGTGGCAATATCGATCGCATTCAATCCGCTATTGATTCGATTAAATTAACCCTAAGCCGAGATCAGTGGTACCGAATTTGGGTGGCTTCCACCGGTGAAGGTGTGCCGTAA